From the genome of Solanum stenotomum isolate F172 chromosome 5, ASM1918654v1, whole genome shotgun sequence:
GAGAAGTAAAATGAAAGTCTTgccagaagaaaaaaaatgggtcTTTTTTAGAAAAGTAGTTGATTCTTTTTAAAACCGCGGATAGTACTATTAACcggtaaaataataatatgaactATTTAAGAAAGGCAAAGTGTGGTATTGTTAGTACTCTTCTCCAACAGAAAAGCCTTTTACCGTTAAATTACCCCCCTTTTTACGCCAAACTACCATTCGTCTCCGTAAAACGAGAATTCAGTCTTTTCCTCTTTCTGTGTTTTACTTCATTTTCAACTGATATTCAATCCATTCTGCCTCGATTCCttagaaagaaacaaaaataatctatatatttcTAATAAGTTATTACGAAGCAGCTTCACAAATGGAGGAGATTGAATATTAGTTGCTATATTGCTATTTGACGTTTCTGAATTGGTTGAATTTAGGATTTACCAACTTTCGAATGGGGGTGGAGTACACATGTTGCGAGTCGGAGTTCTTCATTCATATAGTGATCATTGTATTTCTGGTAGTGTTCGCGGGAATGATGTCTGGCCTTACATTGGGGTTAATGTCGTTAAGTCTTGTTGATCTTGAAGTCCTTGCCAAGTCTGGAACTCCAAATGATCGTAAAAATGCTGGTATTTAATTATTTGCTTTTATCGTTGCACCTTTATGTTAATTAAGCTTTTAGATTATATGATCACATCATTCAACGTGATATCTGGAGTAGGCTACAACAAGTAGGTGTACATCTGTATTTTGCGATgacattttattaaaaagagaTATTACTTTACGGGAGAGATACTATTTAACTAATCACTTCATATGCAGTGGTGTGGAGCCACAATTTTCATTAAGGAGTTCAAAATAGGAAGAAGTAAACCCACAAAGAAGCCAAAACCTTTCAACAAtctattatgtatatatatattaaaagaaaaaatacaaaattaaccATGTATAAACAATGTAATTTTCCATCAAAGGATTCATCCGAACCCTCAACCCTATCTGGCTCTACCCCTGTTCACAAGTATCATTCATACCTAACAATTTCCACAAAATGGAGACCCAACTTATAACTTGTACAAAcctttccatttttcaaatCTATCTTATGCATTTGTTCGTAAAGATACTAATTTGAACGCTGATGCTTCTGGAACACCTCTAACATAGAGGATAAAAACTCTTGGATTTTTTTCCTCAATACTGAATGCTCACTTTAAAAGCAATCTTATTAATTTGCTTTTGCTGAATTTTTTGTATTCTTGTGCCTCAATGGGAAGAAGAGATAGAGTTGTAGTTACATCGTTATAACTGTATGATGCTGGTCACTGGCTGGACCAGTTAGTTCTAAGTGTGTGTAGTTCTCCTTAGTTAATATGAAATgcaatgattaaaaaaattgaaattgtgaATCTTGTTGCCTTGCTATGACCGTGTTGACTATATCGATGCTCTGAATATTTAGGAACTTTCTTTTGTCTTAACAGCCAAGATCTTGCCTGTTGTACAAAATCAGCATTTATTGCTGTGCACCCTACTTATTTGCAATGCTGCTGCCATGGAGGTAAGCAACATTATGAACCATGATAGTGTATCTGTTGAGGCACAATTTTCTTTCACTAGTAGGATATCCGTGTAGTTTCTGAGAATTCGTTTAAATCATTGCAGGCACTTCCCATCTTTCTTGACAGCCTAATTACAGCTTGGGGTGCTATTCTTATTTCTGTCACATTGATTCTTCTGTTTGGTGAGGTGAACTTAATTTTTCCATAACCGACTCTTATGGGGAGTGGGCATCCTGCATTTTACCTTCCCCTGCAATACAAAAGTCTCATCTACGTGTTACTTTATGATAACTGAACTTGTTATTGTtagaattttttaggtttatcAGAGCTGATTTATGCTTATAGTACAGGTTTGCCTTCTCTGATGTTGCTGTAATTTGACGTTTTGGTTTACCGAGTAATCTGCATTGAGGATTGATGAATTCAGCAAATATTTGAATTTACTTGCACTGATTGGTTACTATTCTGTGGTTGAGCAGATCATACCTCAGTCCCTTTGCTCTAGACATGGACTGACCATTGGTGCAACTATGGCCCCATTTGTCCGCGTTCTTGTTTGGATCTGCTTTCCTATTGCATATCCAATAGGCAAGGTGAACTTATTTATTTTACGAATTTTGTTGATGAAAAATGGTCTTTTCACTTAGAACCTTTCCAATGATGGCCAATCGAACCAACTGCTGATTGTAGTACAAGTTAATGtgtctaatatatatatactgttgGCCTGAACCTCTTAGTTTCTATTATTTGCAGCTATTGGACTATCTGCTAGGTCATCAAAACAGTGGTCTTTTCCGACGAGCTGAGTTGAAAACTTTAGTACATTTTCATGGAAATCATGTAGGTTTTTAATTGTGTTGTAGATATATAGTTTTAGCTTGTGCTATTATTAGAATGAATCGTACTGTTTTCCATTTCTGGTGTTATTTCATTGAATATTTGCTCTTTTTAAATGCTGAATATTTAGTCGCTACTTCTTATTGACCTGATTTGGTTATGGCTTCGAGTCTCTTGTATTGTTTACGTTATGTCACCCATTCCGTGGTCCATTTCTACAGGCTGGTAAAGGTGGAGAGCTAACAAATGATGAGACAACAATAATTGCTGGTGCTTTGGAGCTTCACGAGAAAAGAGCCGGTGATGCTATGACCCCCATATCTGATATCTTTTCAATTGATCTTGACGGGAAGTTGGACAGGTTTTGCATACTCGGAATGTCCATATAGAGAAATATTTGCATGAGTATTCGAGCTGTTTCATACTCTATTATTTTTTCCACAGAGATTTGACCAATTTAATTTTGGAGAAAGGGCATAGCAGGATACCAATCTACTCTGATCAACCCACAAACATAATTGGACTTCTTCTGGTACTATTTCTCTTATTTCCATAGTCCTTCCGCATAATTGAAAGAATAGTTTTTGCTTATGTTATTAGTTGTTACAATGTACGAGAAAATATCCACTTCACTACTTTCGATTCACAGTTCCACGTGGAGCCAGTCGTCTCTGTCTTTTCATGGCCCAAGATACCAGAAAAGGGTTTTTTATTCCCCAAATAAACTCTTTTCTTGTCCATATAGTTTAAAGATAGTGACTACATGAAGCCAAAGTAAGGTCTTTTGTGAGCTTAAAGATGATTTGGAGGCTATTTTCTTTTCAGAAAGTGAATAGGCCCTTTCTTCATTTCCATGACGACAGAAATATGTGGAAACACAAGCACGTGTTATTCTGCCAAATGATCATGTTTCTCGCACATACATAAAACCCTATCTATGTGGAAACACAAGCATTTCAATTTCTCTTGTTTTCATTTACCCCGACCATGTAATCATGTAGACAAGTTAAAATTCCATTTGATTTGGCAATACAATAAGTTCTTCTTATACCTCAGCCAAGTACTACAGAAGTAAATAGTTCCATTTCTCTGGTAATACAATAAGTCATATGTTGACGTAGTTTTCCCGTGACCTTGTAGGTCAAGAACTTATTAACCATCCATCCAGCTGATGAAACCCTTGTAAGAAATGTTACCATCCGAAAGATCCCAAGGTATATTTTGTGTTGCTCATGTACATGTACTCTATATATTTGGACATATTATCACGCTACTTTGAATGTATTATCACACTATAAATAATGTTGTGATTAAGAAGTTTAAAAAAACAATCCATAATTCTACTTGCTTCTCCGATCCTTGTCTATTAAATTTCTCCCTTTACAAGATAAGGTACTCAAATACATGATTTACCTTTTTTATGGTGCAGGGTCTCATATACCATGCGATTGGACGACATCTTGAATGAGTTTCAGAAAGGTCATAGTCATATGGCTGTGGTTACAAGAGAATGCAACAAAAAGACGAACCAACCCGCTAGCAATAGCCTTGCTCATAGTGAGCATCTTCTGTTTTCTGTAACTTCTCACATGTAAACTTTTTTCTGATATGAACGTTCCGCTTTGTTTTCCCTATCTAGATTCTGTTGAGGATGTGAGAGTAGACATTGATGACGAAAGACCTGTTCCCGAGAAGAGTACTACATCATTACAAAAGGGCAAGAGTAGTCTTCCCAATGGTGGAAACAATTCAGCCAGGAGAATTAGGAATAGGAGCAGGATGTCCTCAAAAGATATGTACGCGGACATTTTGCGGATAGATGAAAATGATCTGCCAAATATCCCTGATGATGAAGAGGTAGTTGGAATAATAACTATGGAAGACATTATTGAAGAGCTTTTACAGGTAAAATCAATCAAGATTTTGGATTAAAATGGTTTCCATGATTTCTTTAATTGCCAAGGTATTAAAATGTCAATTGTGTCTTTTATGTAGGAGGAAATTTTTGATGAGACGGATCATACAAAGCATTTATAGCAGCATTCTTTTGTATTTATACACCAAACTAATGTGTAATTGCAACACTATTAGTTTCTCGGAACGTGCGTTTCACATTTATTCTAATACTGAATACAAAGGGCACATTTAATCGaccaacaaataaaaacaaatggaTGTAGAAATtcagggtgtgtttggtatgaagtttttcaattttctcatgtttgattgggtaagatattttggaaaatgttttcctaattaactcattttcctcaaattcaaggaaaatgacttcccttcaaacaGTAAggaaaaaattttcaaaactttcctccaacttcaatacaatttttttgttgaaaaaatcaatttttttattgaaaaaaaataaatttaaagcttgttttaaaatatatttttcaacttcaatttttttatttttttaccccacccttaCCCCGATCCCACCCCTCCCGCCAGCCCCTACCACcccatcaaaaaaaaatttaaagtttgtttttaaaaataatttccaatttcaaaatttttattttcatcctaCCCCACCCCAcctcccccaaaaaaaattaaagtgtgtttttaaaaattatttccaatttcaaaattttattttcatcctACCCCACTCCTACCCTCAACCCccgtccccccccccccccccccccccccccccccccccgaaaaaataataaatttaaaagcttgtttttaaaaaatactttcatttttcacccccaccccacccctacccTGACCCCCcaccacccaaaaaaaattaagtttgtttttaaagaatattttaatttcaaatttttattttttttaccccatCTCACCCTacccaccccccaccccaccctaCCCGCGCCCCCCCATcaacccccaccccccaaaaaaattaagtttgtttttaaaaaatatatttaatttcaaatttttagtttttttacaCCATTTCACCCCCCACCCaccctcccaaaaaaaatttaagtttatctttaaaaaaaaaaatcaatttcaattcaaaaattaatttctactctctagtaaaaataaaagatattttttcaaaaataattttcattcataaatgaaacactaaaaaatcttttccagaaaatattttctagtcaccaaccaaacatgagaaaataaatcaaaaatctacttgttttccaggaaaacattttctagaaaaacattttccttcgtaccaaacacaccctcaaTCTACTGGACTAGCAGAAGTACTCAGTTGTTACCCGTGTATACACTCCCCGTATTCACTAGATTGAAACAACTTGACATCCAAATTCTTTAAAATtagtgatttaaaaaaatatattaatgagAGACGccacaaaatgaattatttagattttcttttttatttttacatactTGTTTTTAGTATAGTATTCTTAAATGACGTAAAATCATTACTTTAATTAGCTCATagagtaatattattatttataaaatttacaatTAATTCTAGATAATCAGATGTTAGACATCATGTGCCTCTGTAATATATCACTACTAAAAACTTCATCAATACCGATCTAGAAAAATCGAGGGACTAGGGTCGGTCACATAAACCGAGGGGAAACCAATCCTATCCGTTGATTTCactatattatttaaaatgaaaaatctttttgttagaaaatttggccagaataatattttttttatgttatttcacattttaaaatatttttacccttttaactttaatacattttaactaaaaaatggaaaaaagctcaatttattttaaaataaataaaatattataatttttttaattttctgacCATTTAGCACTTtcctatttaaaaaattattttgatacaAAACCGACATTGTTCCTCGGTTAGTCCCTTAAATTTTCATACATTTTTGCGCGGATTACATTTGGTGAGTTGTCTAGTTGATCTGCAGTGCCATACAGTTAGGAGTGTTCACAGTTTGGTTTGGGTTGGTTATTGGtgaaaaccaaaaccaaaccaacttaatagattttaaaattatcaaaaccaaaccaaaccaaatataatatatatttatcggtttggttgttttcggttttggtttggtttggttcggttattcggttattaaccatacataaaaataaaagaaacaattcattcaaaacgtgaaaaaagtgacaacaatccattcaaacaaaaaaatagttagaatgactgacATTATAGAACTTTCGATCATTGAATTTACcgaataaaactttaaaattcactattttggcatagaagGAAGAGGCAATGACATTTTCAGTCTCACAAAGAATTtccatagacactcatatacatgaaactaataagaaaaatgttctcaccttggacattttttctttcataagtaaattataaataatttttgatgaaacatatataaaatctttaaaattgtttatgaatataatatattatgtatatataataataaaatttatgtatatataataataaaatttatgtatataacttgttggttcggttcggttatttcttcgatttttttcgaacaaaaccataaccaaaccacatactatcggttcttaacaatctaaaaccaaaccaaaccaaaatccAAATTAAATCGGTTCATTTAatcgatttgatttgatttttcgatttggatcgatttttatccaaaccatgaacacccctaggTCCATACTTATTATTCTATCCTTTACTTTTTATTGTCTTTTTATCTTTCAAACAGTGTATCAGTTGTTGAAATAGTTGATGCATCATACTCATAATCGCTCTTGTGCGTACGATACTGAATATTGGGGGttgtattttgttgtttttgtactTGATTTCcattaaatattttctataatttttaaacttgTCTACCTACTTCCGCCTTATATCTTTACTAGTGAACTCATCTGTACTTCACGCAGACTAATTAGATTTTCAATAGttcaattttattcattttttaatattcttagtttttaaattttgatcaaTGATTATTATTCACActtaattttattcatatattctTTATGAATTTCTCACTTAAGTATTTCAAAATGGTATTTCCCCTATAATTGATTTTACTGAGGAAAACATTTAGTTGGTAACTATCATATTTCCAGCAAAGTCATAAGTTACTATTTTGaactaaaagaaattaaaaatttataacaataagaaattcatataaaatacaaaaataaagaaaactataTTCATAGAGAGAATATACATAAAATGTAACAACattcttcaaattaatatattaaacaatagaagaaaaaaatatgaaatcaattgACAATCTTTCGAGCTCTTGTCGACATCCACTTGCACAACAGTGATCCATACATTCAGCTGCCCGAAGGCATATACACGCAAACTCCCGACAGCTCACAAGGTATTATGCAAATAAAGACAGGACTAACTATTCATGTAAGTCTTGCCTACATGGACGTCCAACAACAACTAAAGAACTCTAAACATGAGCCTCTAGCTCTGTGGGGGCGAATTCTGATGGACGTAGATCGAAAATCAATGGGTTTGACCCTCTTTGCGCTAGAATCCCTCCTCTATCTTGGAGCGAATTTTGGAGGTTTATTTGGAGTAACCCTTGTTTGTTTTATCATTGAAGAGGAGGATGGTTTACCATTGAAGAGGAGGAggtaaattaaagaattaacGTTTTCGAGTTTTTGCCCGGCTGACCCTGCTATAACGGCTGACACATCGCTACAACAATGTCGCCATAGCAGAAATATTCCAACTATGGTTGAATGACGTCAGCCCGGatcaatatcaaattcaagaattttctTGGTGTCACCCCAATTTTAAATTgacaacatatttttaaaaaaaattgagactcCACATGAGATGCCTTTAAATAACGACGGATCAGATCgttacaaacaaataaattataatatgttatttattaagtttcatttaatttgtaAGATTTGGAAGTCAAGTTTGTCTAAGGAAATTTCATTAAATGAATGGAGGTTATTGTTGTTTTGGCTCCTATATTATAGTCTTTTCATCATTTCCTTGTTATTTTCTATATcgttttcattttctccttcttctttatttgagaAGTTATTCCACTTGAGTTGAGATCTTTTGAAAATAGTCTTTTTACCTCTACGAGGTAGTGATAAGGTATCCGTACATTCTATCTCCTCATATCTCACTTGTAGATTTGATTGgatatgtttttgttgttgttgtttcttattGGGGAAAAATATCAAGACCAGCACCTATAAGggaaatttatgaatttaaacACTCAACAAACTGGTTTAAATGTAATTGAATTTCATTTAAGTTATACAATTTTGACATAaacattaattcatttttattaacTAATAATTTGACTTGATCAACCAATCATAAATTCAAGATGTaatccaaaatttgatatgagTTTTATCCAATAAAATTTCAATGTGTAAGATgagcataaaaaaataatctttccAATTGTTCACAAGAAGAAGAACATGGAGTACATTATGTTTACAAAGTAGAGATGACCTTCTGGTCAACGAATTTAGCATTTTTATTCCAACATACAGtaatttaacaa
Proteins encoded in this window:
- the LOC125865024 gene encoding DUF21 domain-containing protein At2g14520-like; this encodes MGVEYTCCESEFFIHIVIIVFLVVFAGMMSGLTLGLMSLSLVDLEVLAKSGTPNDRKNAAKILPVVQNQHLLLCTLLICNAAAMEALPIFLDSLITAWGAILISVTLILLFGEIIPQSLCSRHGLTIGATMAPFVRVLVWICFPIAYPIGKLLDYLLGHQNSGLFRRAELKTLVHFHGNHAGKGGELTNDETTIIAGALELHEKRAGDAMTPISDIFSIDLDGKLDRDLTNLILEKGHSRIPIYSDQPTNIIGLLLVKNLLTIHPADETLVRNVTIRKIPRVSYTMRLDDILNEFQKGHSHMAVVTRECNKKTNQPASNSLAHNSVEDVRVDIDDERPVPEKSTTSLQKGKSSLPNGGNNSARRIRNRSRMSSKDMYADILRIDENDLPNIPDDEEVVGIITMEDIIEELLQEEIFDETDHTKHL